ACCTCACCTTTAAAGAAATCTAAAAAGACAAACCGGTGGGCCTGGGAGAAAGGGATGTGGAGGAGGGAGAGCGCTATTCCGTAACCCAAAGGTACCACCAGGGCCGGTAAAAGATACCAGCCCACCTTCGCCCAGGGGCGGGGTTTGGTCACGATGAAATACAACAGCAAACCTAGCCACCAGAAGATATGGATCTGATGGAACAGGCATGCGAAGGCGGCCCAGAAACTGCTCCATAAAATATCTTTGCTCTTTCCTTGCAGGTGGTAGCGCACCCAATAGTAAGTGCCGGCCAGGGAAAAGAAGATGGGGAGAATATAGGTTTCGTTTTCGGTGGCGTAGCGCATTGGGCCCAGGCTGGCCCCAGCCAGTAACAGCAAAGCGGCCTGGGCAGCTAGCGGTTGCTGCAGAAGCGCCAGAATCCGCCATAAAACCCAGAGGCTAGCCCCGGCAAATAAGGCGTTCAGGAGCTTAAGCAATTCCAGGGGTTGTATAGAGAGCCCTGTCTTTTGCCCCAAGGTAAAAATGCCTAAGCCGGTAATGTTATACAGCAGGTGGTGAGGCTGCCAAAGATCTACGCGCCACCGCACGCAGGCGGCATAGTCATAGGCGTCTGAGGTAGAATTATGGGTTGGGAACAGACCGTAAACAAGCAGCAAGCCCAACAAAACGCCCAGCGGAAGCCAACGGTTTTGCAGGATGAAATCTGGACGGAAGGGCATGGGATGAAAATTGAGAAAAGCTCCTGCAGTACTACTTTACCGCTTAAAGGTATTTCTTTCCGACGGTTTTTCCGGCATGTTGCATTTTAGCCTCGCGCGGACTTTTAAGGTAGCTTTCCGTTTTGGGCCTGTTTTTGGCAAAACGGCTCTAAAACAGCAAAAGCCTACCAAGAAGAGGAATGGTTTGGTTTTTGCGGCTTGTGGCAAATTGCTTAGTTTTAAGTAATCTTAACACCTGTACCTATGAGAAAAGCACCAATCGCCGCCTCGGCGTTTTTATTGGCTTCCTTGCTGGCTGGTGGCTGCGCTAAAAAAGCGACGACGGCCCCCGCAGAAGCAACGGCAGCTTCGGCCACCACCGCGGGCGCCAAAGAATCCGTGGTCAACAGCCCCACTTTTGTAACGGCAGAGCAGGTTTCGCCGCCTCAGGTGCTGGATGACGACAAAGGCTTTAACTACGTCACCGAGCAGTTCGCCGATATCAGGGTTCTTCGCTACCGCGTGCCGGGCTTTGAGAACCTTTCCGCCCAGCAGAAAGAACTGCTCTATTACCTGTATGAAGCCGCCCTCTCGGGCCGTGACATCATCTATGACCAGAACTTCAAGCATAACCTGCGCATAAGAAGAACACTGGACGCCATTGTGCAGAACAAGCGCGACCGCTCTACCTCCCCGGACTGGGAAAAGTTCATGGAGTACACCAAGCGCGTGTGGTTCTCCAACGGTATCCACCACCACTACTCGGCCAACAAGATCATGCCCGATTTCAGCAAGGAGTTCCTGGCTGCCTCCATCACCAAAATACCTTCGTCCCAATTGCCTTTAAAAGCCGGGGAAACCAGAGATGCGTTTATCAAATGGATCACGCCTATCCTTTTTGACCCTACCATTGCCCCCAAGCAAACCAATAAAGCCGCCGGCGAAGACCTGATCAAAACCTCTGCCGTGAACTTCTATGAAGGCGTGACCCAAAAAGAGGTTGAGGCATTTTACGCCAAGAAAACAGACGCTGACAAAACCCGGCCGGTGTCCCATGGTTTGAACTCCAAGGTGGTAAAAGAGAACGGGCAGCTGGTGGAGAAAGTCTGGAAGGCAGACGGCATGTACGGACCCGCCATCCAGCGCATTGTTTTCTGGCTGGAGAAAGCCGTGACCGTAGCCGAGAACGAAAAGCAGAAGCTGGCCCTCCAGAAACTGGTGCAGTTCTACCGCACCGGCGACCTGAAGGTGTTTGACGAATACAACATTGCCTGGGTGAAAGACGTGGACTCCAAGATTGACGTGGTGAACGGGTTCATTGAGGTATATGATGATCCCATCGGGATCAAGGCGTCGTATGAGTCGGTGGTGTCGTTTAGGGATGATGAGGCCACCAAGCGCATAAAGGCCATTGGCGACCAAGCCCAGTGGTTTGAGGACAACTCGCCGCTGCTGGCTACCCACAAGAAAAAGAACGTGGTAGGCATTACGGCTAAGGTGATTACCACGGTAGTGGAAGGTGGCGATGCCGCTCCGGCCACGCCAATTGGTATTAACCTGCCCAACGCCAACTGGATCAGAAAAGAGCATGGCTCCAAATCGGTGAACCTTGGCAATATTGTGCACGCCTACAATGAGTCGGCCAACACCGGCGGAAGCACCCTCACCGAGTTTGCCTTCAGCCCCGAGGAAATTGAGCGTTCCAAGAAATATAGCTCCCTGGCCAGCGACCTGCACACCGATATGCACGAGGTAATTGGCCACGCCTCTGGCCAGATCAACCCGGGCGTGGGCACACCAAAGCAGACGCTCAAGAACTACGCCAGCACCATAGAGGAAGGCCGCGCCGATCTGGTGGCCCTGTATTACGTGATGGACCCCA
This Rufibacter radiotolerans DNA region includes the following protein-coding sequences:
- a CDS encoding dipeptidyl-peptidase 3 family protein; translated protein: MRKAPIAASAFLLASLLAGGCAKKATTAPAEATAASATTAGAKESVVNSPTFVTAEQVSPPQVLDDDKGFNYVTEQFADIRVLRYRVPGFENLSAQQKELLYYLYEAALSGRDIIYDQNFKHNLRIRRTLDAIVQNKRDRSTSPDWEKFMEYTKRVWFSNGIHHHYSANKIMPDFSKEFLAASITKIPSSQLPLKAGETRDAFIKWITPILFDPTIAPKQTNKAAGEDLIKTSAVNFYEGVTQKEVEAFYAKKTDADKTRPVSHGLNSKVVKENGQLVEKVWKADGMYGPAIQRIVFWLEKAVTVAENEKQKLALQKLVQFYRTGDLKVFDEYNIAWVKDVDSKIDVVNGFIEVYDDPIGIKASYESVVSFRDDEATKRIKAIGDQAQWFEDNSPLLATHKKKNVVGITAKVITTVVEGGDAAPATPIGINLPNANWIRKEHGSKSVNLGNIVHAYNESANTGGSTLTEFAFSPEEIERSKKYSSLASDLHTDMHEVIGHASGQINPGVGTPKQTLKNYASTIEEGRADLVALYYVMDPKLVEIGVMPNLEVGKAEYDGYIRGGLITQLSRIAPGEVIEEDHMRNRQMIAAWAFEKGKKDNVIEKVTKNGKTYFKINDYQKLRALFGQLLRETQRITSEGDLAAAKNLVETYGVKVDKALHQEVLQRYATLKIAPYSGFIQPKLSPVVKDGKIVDVLLVYPDNFTQQMLEYGTVYNLLPHYN